The genomic window GCCGGACCTGCTGATCGCGGACGAACCCACCTCGGCGCTCGACGTCACGGTGCAGATGCAGGTGCTGGCCATCCTGGATGACCTGGTGGCGAAGCGCGGCATGGGGCTGATCTTCATCAGCCATGACCTCGACCTCGTGTCCTCTTTCTGCGACCGCGTGCTGGTCATGTATGGCGGCCGGGTGATGGAGGAACGCCATGCGCGCGACCTGCGCCAGGCCACCCACCCCTACACCCAGGGCCTGCTGGACAGCCTGCCCCGCATCGATGACGACCGCGCCGAGCTGCCCACGCTCAAGCGCGACCCCGCCTGGCTGAAGGACTGACCGCATGATCCATGTGCGGAACCTCAACGTCACCTTCGGGCATGGCGCGCAGGCGGTGCGGGCGGTGCGCGACGTGAATTTCTCCGTGGCCGAGGGCGAGAGCTTCGGCCTGGTGGGCGAAAGCGGCAGCGGCAAGTCCACCGCGCTGCGCGTGCTGGCGGGCTTGAACCCGCATTGGACGGGCGAGGCTTCGGTGGCCGGCGTCTCCGTCGGCCAGCGCGACCGCCGCCTGCCGCGCCTGGTGCAGATGGTGTTCCAGGACCCCTATGCGTCGCTGCACCCGCGCCACACGGTGGACCGCGCGCTGAGCGAGCCGCTGGAAATTCAGGGCATCGGCGATGTGGGCCCGCGTGTCGAGCGTGCGCTGGCCGATGTGGGCCTCGGCCCCGCCTTCCGCTTCCGCTACCCGAACCAGCTTTCGGGCGGGCAGCGGCAGCGCGTGGCCATCGCGCGCGCGCTGATGCTGGAGCCCAAGGTGCTGCTGCTGGATGAGCCGACCTCCGCGCTGGATGTGAGCGTGCAGGCCGAAATCCTGAACCTGCTGCGGCGGCTGCGGCGGGCGCACAACCTGACCATGCTGCTCGTTTCCCACAACCTCGCCGTCATCGCGCATATGTGCGACCGGCTGGCGGTGATGAACCGCGGCGCCATCGTCGAGGAAATGGAAGTGGCCACGCTGCGCCGCCAGGAACCGCGCGAGGCCTATACGCGCCAGCTCCTGCTCGCCAGCCGGGGCTATGACCGCGAGGTGGCGGCCAACATCATCACCTACGACTGAGGGCGCGCCACATACCGTGCCAGCCCCATCAGCGCGGGCTGGTCATGGATGATGACATGCACGGGGATGCGGGAGAGATAGGCCTGCATCTTGGGCTTGTCCTGGAAGCGGTTCAGGAAGGCCTCCACCGGCAGCAGGTCGAACAGCTTCTGGGCCGCGCCGCCGGCGAGATACACGCCGCCGCGCGCGCCCAGCAGCAGCGCCGCATCGCCGCAGAAGCC from Roseococcus microcysteis includes these protein-coding regions:
- a CDS encoding ABC transporter ATP-binding protein, with amino-acid sequence MIHVRNLNVTFGHGAQAVRAVRDVNFSVAEGESFGLVGESGSGKSTALRVLAGLNPHWTGEASVAGVSVGQRDRRLPRLVQMVFQDPYASLHPRHTVDRALSEPLEIQGIGDVGPRVERALADVGLGPAFRFRYPNQLSGGQRQRVAIARALMLEPKVLLLDEPTSALDVSVQAEILNLLRRLRRAHNLTMLLVSHNLAVIAHMCDRLAVMNRGAIVEEMEVATLRRQEPREAYTRQLLLASRGYDREVAANIITYD